From Caretta caretta isolate rCarCar2 chromosome 16, rCarCar1.hap1, whole genome shotgun sequence, the proteins below share one genomic window:
- the LOC125623657 gene encoding P2Y purinoceptor 2-like, whose protein sequence is MAEQLRGALRPAVSQSMETSSQVFSAISFHPVTNVSTECKPQVLPHVIPILMSILFLACLVLNSTSLWIFWFHIKQWNSGMILQFNLVLTDALLIPIVPLMVAYFSLGNSWQFGQFLCQLKVFILSTHLYGSIYFLTLISIHRYLAVVHYSTRTLWKKKSFMKKLSLFVWFLLSIQGLPFFIILKTSLLNGSVKCLSIHQSEFSSLYLYYNIFLVTVNFLLPFGISLTCYALLGATIAKMNSTSLRGRVMKTKSLQMIMVSLAIFVICFVPLHVSRTVAVIVKHYNMSCERLHQVEMAYYASWLFTMVNCCLNPLIYSFASEKFNESFSKSLRKFRFLK, encoded by the exons ATGGCTGAGCAGCTGCGGGGAGCCCTGCGGCCTGCA GTCAGCCAAAGTATGGAGACTTCTTCCCAAGTCTTTAGCGCCATCAGCTTTCATCCTGTCACGAACGTCAGCACAGAGTGCAAGCCACAGGTGCTGCCCCATGTCATCCCCATCCTGATGAGCATCCTCTTCTTGGCCTGCCTTGTTCTGAACAGCACCAGTCTGTGGATATTCTGGTTCCATATCAAGCAGTGGAATTCTGGCATGATCCTCCAGTTCAACCTAGTCTTAACGGATGCCCTCCTTATTCCCATTGTGCCACTGATGGTGGCCTACTTCAGCCTGGGCAACAGCTGGCAATTTGGTCAGTTCCTCTGCCAGCTAAAAGTCTTCATCCTCAGCACCCACTTGTATGGCAGCATCTACTTTCTGACACTCATCAGCATTCACAGGTACCTTGCTGTCGTTCACTATAGCACCAGGACCCTTTGGAAGAAGAAGTCCTTCATGAAGAAACTCAGCTTGTTTGTATGGTTTCTCCTAAGCATCCAAGGGCTGCCCTTCTTCATCATCCTCAAGACTTCATTACTCAATGGCTCTGTGAAATGCCTGAGTATCCATCAGTCGGAGTTCTCCTCTCTGTACTTGTACTACAATATCTTCCTGGTGACGGTCAACTTCCTCCTCCCCTTTGGCATCTCCTTGACCTGCTACGCCTTGCTGGGAGCTACCATTGCTAAAATGAACAGTACGAGCCTCCGGGGCAGGGTGATGAAAACAAAGTCCTTACAGATGATAATGGTGTCCCTGGCTATCTTTGTCATCTGCTTTGTGCCGCTGCATGTGAGCAGGACTGTGGCAGTGATTGTAAAGCATTACAATATGTCCTGTGAGCGCCTGCACCAGGTGGAAATGGCATATTATGCCTCTTGGCTTTTCACCATGGTGAACTGCTGTCTCAATCCCTTGATCTACAGCTTTGCTAGTGAGAAGTTTAATGAGTCCTTCTCAAAATCCCTGAGAAAATTCCGGTTCTTAAAGTGA